In the genome of Mucisphaera calidilacus, one region contains:
- a CDS encoding NAD(P)-binding domain-containing protein, whose translation MLGLVASYYHWLHGQWPAGTVEKLPVVQPDGTTNVSGLYVVGDLTGIPLLKFSADTGARAVQTIATDNAFQNRSLSDPETVDIAIIGGGVSGFAAAIEARKQGLSYKLFEAAEPYSTIVNFPKAKPIFTYPTDMTPAGDLQFHDKADFKEGLLEDLHEQTLEQGIEPIKARVEHVKRTGKTFELVIPKQEPVKAHRVIVGIGRSGNFRKLGVPGEKLDKVANRLHDPKDYCSQNVLVVGGGDSAMEAAIALGTCGANVTLSYRKPEFSRPKPENIEKLQALDNDPEAPVGIDNPTSERVTTAADHTLRPKGMTGSVTLMMASSVKEITEDTVTITDADGNDQTIDNDAVFPMIGREPPLDFFRRSGVNISGERNTTWWATLVLMLAIFTFFYQWKKPGTWLPIAEFFSERNWFPHFLPEWFNALGSIFNNPANPVGTFVLSSGSPGFWFSLLYCSLIVVFGIRRINRRKTPYITAQTTTLMLIQCIPLFLLPYIVFPWMGHLGLFDAGLGKTIADSLFPEVDYDPNGREYWRAFGLILAWPLFLWNIFTHQPLWGWLIISLLQTFVLIPIGIYYFGKGVYCGWICSCGAMAETLGDKHRHKMPHGPFWNRLNMIGQVFLGLALLILVLRLASWWLPGFGWAEGVYTGLLNTSEYGGYLPGLNYAWFVDLLWAGILGFGLYFHFSGRVWCRFACPLAALMHIYARFSRFAIIPEKKKCISCNVCTSVCHQGIDVMNFANKGRPMQDVECVRCSACVQSCPTGVLSFGQVDQDGRTIAQDPQWLSASPVRSAEVKLTIGAS comes from the coding sequence ATGCTCGGACTCGTCGCCAGCTACTACCACTGGCTCCACGGCCAGTGGCCCGCAGGAACCGTCGAAAAACTCCCCGTCGTCCAGCCCGACGGCACCACCAACGTCTCCGGCCTCTACGTCGTCGGCGACCTCACCGGCATTCCCCTCCTCAAGTTCTCCGCCGACACCGGTGCCCGGGCCGTACAGACCATCGCCACGGACAACGCCTTCCAGAACCGAAGCCTCTCCGACCCCGAAACGGTCGACATCGCCATCATCGGCGGGGGGGTTTCAGGCTTCGCCGCCGCCATCGAAGCCAGGAAACAGGGCCTCTCCTACAAACTGTTCGAAGCCGCCGAACCCTACTCCACCATCGTCAACTTCCCCAAAGCCAAGCCGATCTTCACCTACCCGACCGACATGACGCCGGCCGGCGACCTCCAGTTCCACGACAAAGCCGACTTCAAGGAAGGGCTCCTCGAAGACCTCCACGAACAGACCCTCGAGCAAGGCATCGAACCCATCAAGGCCCGCGTCGAACACGTCAAACGCACGGGAAAAACCTTTGAACTCGTGATCCCCAAACAGGAACCCGTCAAGGCCCACCGCGTCATCGTTGGCATCGGACGCTCAGGAAACTTCCGCAAGCTCGGCGTCCCCGGAGAAAAGCTCGACAAAGTCGCCAACCGACTCCACGACCCAAAAGACTACTGCAGCCAGAACGTACTCGTCGTCGGCGGCGGCGACTCCGCCATGGAAGCCGCCATCGCCCTCGGAACCTGCGGCGCCAACGTCACCCTCTCCTATCGCAAGCCCGAGTTCTCACGCCCCAAGCCGGAGAACATCGAAAAACTCCAGGCCCTCGACAACGACCCCGAAGCACCCGTCGGCATCGACAACCCCACCTCCGAACGCGTCACCACCGCCGCCGACCACACCCTGCGTCCCAAAGGCATGACCGGCTCCGTTACCCTCATGATGGCCTCCAGCGTCAAGGAAATCACCGAAGACACCGTCACCATCACCGACGCCGACGGCAACGACCAGACCATCGACAACGACGCCGTCTTCCCCATGATCGGCCGTGAACCACCACTCGACTTCTTCCGACGCTCAGGCGTCAACATCTCTGGCGAACGCAACACCACGTGGTGGGCCACGCTCGTCCTGATGCTCGCCATCTTTACCTTCTTTTATCAATGGAAAAAACCCGGCACATGGCTCCCCATCGCCGAGTTCTTCTCCGAACGAAACTGGTTCCCCCACTTCCTGCCCGAATGGTTCAACGCCCTCGGCTCCATCTTTAACAACCCCGCCAACCCCGTCGGAACCTTCGTCCTCTCATCCGGCTCGCCCGGCTTCTGGTTCTCACTCCTCTATTGCTCCCTGATCGTGGTCTTTGGCATCCGACGCATCAACCGACGCAAAACGCCCTACATCACCGCCCAGACCACCACCCTGATGCTGATCCAGTGCATCCCCCTCTTCCTCCTGCCCTACATCGTCTTTCCCTGGATGGGCCACCTCGGCCTCTTCGACGCCGGCCTTGGCAAAACCATCGCTGACAGCCTCTTCCCCGAGGTCGACTACGACCCCAACGGCCGCGAGTACTGGCGCGCCTTCGGCCTGATCCTCGCCTGGCCGCTCTTCCTCTGGAACATCTTCACCCACCAACCCTTATGGGGATGGCTGATCATCAGCCTCCTCCAGACCTTCGTCCTCATCCCCATCGGCATCTACTACTTCGGTAAGGGCGTCTACTGCGGGTGGATCTGTTCCTGCGGGGCCATGGCCGAGACTCTTGGCGACAAACACCGCCACAAAATGCCCCACGGACCCTTCTGGAACCGACTCAACATGATCGGCCAGGTTTTCCTCGGTCTCGCCTTACTCATTCTGGTACTGAGACTTGCATCGTGGTGGCTGCCCGGATTCGGCTGGGCCGAAGGCGTCTACACCGGACTGCTCAATACCTCTGAATACGGCGGCTACCTCCCCGGCCTCAACTACGCCTGGTTCGTCGACCTGCTCTGGGCCGGCATCCTCGGATTCGGCCTCTACTTCCACTTCTCAGGACGGGTCTGGTGCCGATTCGCCTGCCCCCTCGCCGCCCTGATGCACATTTATGCCCGTTTCAGCCGCTTCGCCATCATCCCGGAGAAGAAAAAGTGCATCTCCTGCAACGTCTGTACGTCCGTCTGCCACCAGGGCATCGACGTCATGAACTTCGCCAACAAGGGACGCCCCATGCAGGACGTCGAGTGTGTGCGCTGTTCAGCCTGCGTCCAGTCCTGCCCCACAGGCGTCCTCTCCTTCGGCCAGGTTGATCAGGACGGCCGGACCATCGCGCAAGACCCGCAATGGCTCAGCGCAAGCCCCGTCCGGTCCGCAGAAGTCAAACTCACCATTGGCGCTTCCTAA
- a CDS encoding DUF547 domain-containing protein produces MLTRTLALILVLLLTAPATLTAQLGGIRGIARNATGTAVDHAPFDAILKAHVNDEGRVNYAALARNPQPLDAYIESLARVDFDTLEDDAQLALLINAYNAFTLKLITEYYDNGNLKTIMDIPEARRWNHRRWNIAGSRYSLDQIEHKLIRPVYNEPRIHFVLVCAAESCPILRRHAYTAENLERQLEQATAASHKDRRWAYYDTRRNTLHLTKLYEWYAQDFIGASGSVEDYAARYLPDLKRTLDRGRKPRIQYIDYSWDLNAQR; encoded by the coding sequence ATGCTCACCCGCACCCTCGCCCTCATCCTCGTTCTCCTCCTCACCGCCCCCGCCACACTCACCGCCCAGCTCGGCGGGATCCGGGGCATCGCGCGCAACGCCACCGGCACCGCCGTCGACCACGCACCCTTCGACGCCATCCTCAAGGCCCACGTCAACGACGAGGGCCGTGTCAATTACGCCGCCCTCGCCCGCAACCCCCAGCCGCTCGACGCCTATATCGAATCCCTCGCCCGTGTCGATTTCGACACCCTCGAGGACGACGCCCAACTCGCCCTGCTCATCAACGCCTACAACGCCTTCACCCTCAAGCTCATCACCGAGTACTACGACAACGGCAACCTCAAAACCATCATGGACATCCCCGAGGCGCGACGCTGGAACCACCGCCGATGGAACATCGCCGGCAGCCGCTACAGCCTCGACCAGATCGAACACAAACTCATCCGACCCGTCTACAACGAGCCGCGAATCCACTTCGTCCTCGTCTGCGCCGCCGAGAGCTGCCCCATCCTCCGCCGGCACGCCTACACCGCCGAGAATCTCGAACGGCAACTCGAGCAGGCCACCGCCGCCTCCCACAAAGACCGACGCTGGGCCTACTACGACACACGCCGCAACACCCTCCACCTCACCAAACTCTACGAGTGGTACGCCCAGGACTTCATCGGCGCCTCCGGCTCCGTCGAAGACTACGCCGCCCGGTATCTCCCCGACCTCAAACGCACCCTCGACCGCGGCCGCAAACCACGCATCCAGTACATCGACTACAGCTGGGACCTCAACGCCCAGCGCTAA